A window of the Sandaracinaceae bacterium genome harbors these coding sequences:
- a CDS encoding Fic family protein, whose protein sequence is MVANFPGRTVAEYMAMGREIEVGTEAVHLLLPGQVALAMDGESFVGLVTGTHKTIFERAFGNDAGRLRAPGEDVVVGHDQHRFQGAPGDEIEGSLRALGDRLAPARAPEDIHRFAQWAAMFIRELFVIHPFVDGNGRTARAIVEATARSVGHVVEWPVPTSRRKRTADKAEYLRALEHAHACLGLTRAGELIARARPADAFAPLARWWRRRLSSAAEHAERENRAMEEFMGEPSELDDAAIGQLVADLEELERARAHDEAFGQWLEDETLRRFRLPVVVHGTALA, encoded by the coding sequence ATGGTTGCGAACTTTCCTGGGCGGACCGTCGCCGAGTACATGGCGATGGGGCGCGAGATCGAGGTCGGGACCGAAGCCGTTCATCTGTTGCTCCCAGGCCAAGTTGCTCTTGCCATGGACGGTGAGTCGTTCGTCGGTCTCGTCACGGGTACCCACAAGACCATCTTCGAGCGAGCCTTCGGCAATGACGCGGGCCGCCTGCGCGCTCCAGGGGAGGACGTCGTCGTCGGCCACGATCAGCACCGGTTCCAAGGGGCTCCTGGCGACGAGATCGAGGGCAGCCTCCGCGCGCTGGGTGATCGCCTCGCTCCTGCGCGTGCGCCAGAGGACATCCATCGTTTCGCGCAGTGGGCGGCCATGTTCATCCGCGAGTTGTTCGTCATCCACCCCTTCGTCGACGGGAACGGGCGAACCGCCCGGGCCATCGTGGAGGCCACCGCCCGGAGCGTTGGACACGTCGTCGAGTGGCCCGTGCCGACCTCGCGTAGGAAGCGGACAGCCGACAAGGCCGAGTACCTGCGAGCGCTGGAACACGCGCACGCGTGCCTGGGCCTGACCCGGGCAGGTGAGCTCATTGCGCGCGCGAGGCCCGCCGACGCGTTTGCACCCTTGGCGCGCTGGTGGCGCCGGCGCCTTAGCTCGGCCGCAGAGCACGCCGAGCGAGAGAACCGCGCCATGGAGGAGTTCATGGGCGAGCCGTCCGAGCTCGATGACGCGGCGATTGGGCAGCTCGTCGCGGACCTCGAGGAGCTGGAGCGCGCGCGCGCCCACGACGAGGCGTTCGGACAGTGGCTGGAAGATGAGACGCTGCGGCGGTTCCGGCTGCCCGTGGTGGTTCACGGGACAGCGCTGGCCTGA
- a CDS encoding carboxypeptidase regulatory-like domain-containing protein produces MRSPRQHRPLARLGLTLCASLMMARPVLAQDGVETPPPPAPRGPADVLTGPGSNPHSTPEAAVAAPAAAPSLGMRQLAGDAIPLAAAGIMQGVPVGSIEVHVRDFRNQPVAGARIRLGIMGQDQARSSHDARTDAEGVAVFRDLPTGDVQAYRVNLEDDGATTSTTPFRLPDEAGYRVEIMRLPITDDPRFLFVWQYDTSVEFTAGKLHFVQQVQLVNGGDAIVRLPNEGLRFPLPEGVVGFQSQAMMSDQRIEPDDEGFLLRGSVPPGGQTLLYGYDLPITPGTMRIAMGVPLRVRTVQVVAEEAQGIGLSVSGLPEPRIHEAPARLLVTGAQRHATEGPLGEMVITLDNIPGPGPGRLIAVTLALLLLVVGGALLTSPKDATQLLLAAREAQRDALLEQLTALEAQHAAGDVGPEFYARERASLRDALALWVKDGASVGSAGSSASAARPAS; encoded by the coding sequence ATGCGTAGTCCACGCCAACACCGTCCGCTGGCCAGGCTGGGCCTGACCCTGTGCGCCTCCCTCATGATGGCCCGCCCAGTGTTGGCCCAGGACGGCGTCGAGACCCCACCGCCGCCGGCGCCGCGCGGTCCGGCGGACGTGCTCACGGGCCCGGGCTCGAACCCTCACAGCACTCCCGAGGCTGCCGTTGCGGCTCCCGCTGCCGCCCCCAGCCTCGGCATGCGTCAGCTTGCGGGCGACGCCATCCCCCTGGCGGCAGCGGGCATCATGCAGGGCGTGCCCGTGGGCTCCATCGAGGTGCACGTGCGCGACTTCCGCAACCAGCCGGTGGCTGGCGCGCGCATCCGCCTGGGCATCATGGGTCAGGACCAGGCGCGCTCCTCGCACGACGCGCGCACCGACGCGGAGGGCGTGGCGGTGTTTCGCGACCTCCCGACCGGCGACGTGCAGGCCTACCGCGTGAACCTCGAGGACGACGGAGCCACGACCAGCACCACGCCCTTTCGCCTGCCGGACGAGGCGGGCTACCGCGTGGAGATCATGCGGCTGCCCATCACCGACGACCCGCGCTTCCTGTTCGTCTGGCAGTACGACACCAGCGTGGAGTTCACGGCGGGCAAGCTGCACTTCGTGCAACAGGTGCAGTTGGTGAACGGCGGCGACGCCATCGTGCGTCTGCCCAACGAGGGGCTGCGCTTCCCACTCCCGGAAGGGGTCGTGGGGTTCCAGTCGCAGGCCATGATGAGCGACCAGCGCATCGAGCCCGACGACGAGGGCTTCCTGCTGCGTGGTTCCGTGCCCCCAGGTGGCCAGACGCTGCTCTACGGCTACGACCTGCCCATCACTCCGGGCACCATGCGCATCGCCATGGGCGTGCCGCTGCGCGTGCGCACCGTGCAGGTGGTGGCCGAGGAGGCGCAGGGCATCGGGCTGTCGGTGTCGGGCCTGCCGGAGCCGCGCATCCACGAGGCGCCGGCGCGGCTGCTGGTGACGGGCGCGCAGCGCCACGCCACCGAGGGGCCCCTGGGCGAGATGGTCATCACGCTGGACAACATCCCGGGGCCCGGCCCGGGCCGCCTGATCGCGGTCACGCTCGCGTTGCTCCTGCTCGTGGTGGGCGGCGCGCTGCTGACCTCGCCCAAGGACGCCACGCAGCTGCTGCTGGCCGCACGAGAGGCCCAACGCGACGCCCTGTTGGAGCAGCTGACGGCGCTCGAGGCGCAGCACGCGGCGGGCGACGTGGGGCCGGAGTTCTACGCGCGGGAGCGAGCTTCGCTACGCGACGCCCTGGCCCTGTGGGTCAAGGACGGGGCTTCCGTGGGGAGCGCCGGTTCGAGCGCCAGCGCAGCGCGTCCTGCCAGCTGA
- the ccsA gene encoding cytochrome c biogenesis protein CcsA translates to MLTPDIPFFGNLALCLILVSAAYTLAMSLGAASGRGHLLVAARAGTFATCAFVLMAVAVLAFAFQTHDFRITYVARYSDRSMPWWYLVTSLWGGQDGSLLWWTFLMSGYTAALTVWMRGRYVELQPYVLATLMSIFLFFGILLLFPANPFATYLDGGPPDGEGLNPLLQNYWMAIHPPSLYMGFVGWSVPFSIVFAALLSGRLDNEWVHMARPWAMVTWAFLSLGLLLGCLWSYEELGWGGYWAWDPVENASFMPWLTGTAYLHSALIQERRSMLKVWNVFLMCLTFFMTIFGTFLTRSGLIASVHAFAQSDIGTYFVYYMGFLIAVVAAVIVWRLPKLVGQHRMESMLSREFAFLVNNWILLGMTVGVLGATLWPKISDWIYGEEATVGPPFFNEWMTPLGLALLFLAGLGPLIAWRKASGRSLLMSLRVPIAASVVAGALHLLVGGKLGRPAIVQGESIYDGGLGLVMGAFHDAAPLVSSITCAFVAASIVQEFARGAAVRMRKGEGVGTALFKLVARARRRYGGYVVHLGIVFMFVGFTGAAYDRTEESALLPGASMNLGEYDLRYEGPRREVDPTKQMIFTDMLLTRHGAQSGQRVSPAKFIYRLRPEMPTTEVAIHSRPSEDLYVIMATVDPQTRRATFQVKVRPLVWWIWFGGMLVLLGCVISLWPRTADLLGARDARGTRGPKQRALRLATTAFIALALAAVASLPAWASAQGDSSSLHAGTVVIHDHEERQLFHTLLCDCGSCERLALDTCACSWAEDKRAELRARMAAGETNSSLIRSYRAQYGDASISIPSDEGSRKVLWVAPLVALVLGGALVVTIGKRWQQAHVAAAAPVSAPASEDAAAPSADGSYDSALDDELRRLEDES, encoded by the coding sequence GTGCTGACCCCCGACATCCCCTTCTTCGGCAACCTGGCGCTGTGCCTCATCCTGGTGAGCGCGGCGTACACGCTGGCCATGAGCCTCGGCGCCGCCAGCGGTCGGGGGCACCTCCTGGTCGCGGCCCGCGCGGGCACCTTCGCTACGTGCGCCTTCGTGCTCATGGCCGTGGCCGTGCTGGCCTTCGCGTTCCAGACCCACGACTTCCGCATCACCTACGTGGCGCGCTACAGCGATCGCAGCATGCCCTGGTGGTATCTGGTCACCTCCCTGTGGGGCGGTCAGGACGGCTCGCTGCTGTGGTGGACGTTCCTGATGTCGGGCTACACGGCGGCCCTCACTGTGTGGATGCGCGGGCGCTACGTGGAGCTGCAGCCCTACGTGCTGGCCACGCTGATGAGCATCTTCCTGTTCTTCGGCATCCTGCTGCTGTTCCCGGCCAACCCCTTCGCCACCTACCTGGACGGTGGGCCCCCCGACGGCGAGGGCCTCAACCCGCTGCTCCAGAACTACTGGATGGCCATCCACCCGCCCTCGCTCTACATGGGCTTCGTCGGCTGGTCCGTGCCGTTCTCCATCGTGTTCGCGGCGCTGCTGTCGGGTCGCTTGGACAACGAGTGGGTCCACATGGCGCGCCCGTGGGCCATGGTCACCTGGGCGTTCTTGTCGCTGGGGCTCCTGCTGGGCTGCCTGTGGAGCTACGAGGAGCTGGGGTGGGGCGGCTACTGGGCCTGGGACCCGGTGGAGAACGCGTCGTTCATGCCCTGGCTCACGGGCACAGCGTACTTGCACAGCGCGCTCATTCAAGAGCGGCGCAGCATGCTCAAGGTCTGGAACGTCTTCCTCATGTGCCTGACGTTCTTCATGACCATCTTCGGCACGTTTCTCACGCGCTCGGGGCTCATCGCCAGCGTGCACGCGTTCGCCCAGAGCGACATCGGCACGTACTTCGTCTACTACATGGGCTTCCTCATCGCCGTGGTCGCGGCCGTCATCGTGTGGCGCCTGCCCAAGCTGGTGGGTCAGCACCGCATGGAGTCCATGCTCAGCCGCGAGTTCGCCTTCCTGGTGAACAACTGGATCCTGCTGGGCATGACCGTGGGCGTCCTGGGCGCCACCCTGTGGCCCAAGATCTCGGACTGGATCTACGGCGAGGAGGCCACCGTGGGGCCCCCGTTCTTCAACGAGTGGATGACGCCGCTGGGGCTGGCGCTGCTCTTCCTGGCTGGCCTCGGGCCCCTCATCGCGTGGCGCAAGGCCAGCGGGCGCAGCCTGCTCATGTCGCTGCGCGTGCCCATCGCCGCGTCGGTGGTGGCGGGGGCGCTGCACCTGTTGGTGGGCGGCAAGCTCGGGCGCCCCGCCATCGTGCAAGGTGAGTCCATCTACGACGGCGGCCTGGGCCTCGTCATGGGCGCCTTCCACGACGCCGCGCCGCTGGTGTCCAGCATCACCTGCGCGTTCGTCGCGGCCAGCATCGTGCAGGAGTTCGCGCGCGGGGCGGCCGTGCGCATGCGCAAGGGCGAGGGCGTGGGCACGGCCCTGTTCAAGCTGGTGGCCCGCGCGCGGCGCCGCTACGGCGGCTACGTGGTGCACCTGGGCATCGTCTTCATGTTCGTGGGCTTCACGGGGGCCGCGTACGACCGGACCGAGGAGTCGGCGCTGCTGCCCGGGGCCAGCATGAACCTGGGCGAGTACGACCTGCGCTACGAGGGCCCGCGCCGCGAGGTGGACCCCACCAAGCAGATGATCTTCACGGACATGCTGCTCACCCGCCACGGCGCGCAGAGCGGCCAACGCGTGAGCCCGGCCAAGTTCATCTACCGCCTGCGCCCCGAGATGCCCACCACCGAGGTGGCCATCCACAGCCGCCCCAGCGAGGACCTCTACGTCATCATGGCCACCGTGGACCCGCAGACGCGGCGCGCCACGTTCCAGGTGAAGGTGCGGCCGCTGGTGTGGTGGATCTGGTTCGGCGGCATGCTGGTGCTGCTGGGCTGCGTCATCTCGCTCTGGCCGCGCACCGCCGACCTGCTGGGCGCACGGGACGCCCGCGGCACCCGCGGACCCAAGCAGCGCGCGCTGCGTCTCGCCACCACAGCGTTCATCGCGCTCGCGTTGGCGGCCGTGGCGAGCCTGCCCGCGTGGGCGTCGGCGCAGGGGGACAGCAGCAGCCTGCACGCAGGCACGGTGGTCATCCACGACCACGAGGAGCGGCAGCTCTTCCACACGCTGCTGTGCGACTGCGGCAGCTGCGAGCGCCTGGCCCTCGACACCTGCGCGTGCAGCTGGGCGGAGGACAAGCGCGCCGAGCTGCGGGCGCGCATGGCGGCGGGCGAGACCAACTCGTCGCTCATCCGGAGCTACCGCGCGCAGTACGGCGACGCGTCCATCAGCATCCCGTCCGACGAGGGCAGCCGGAAGGTGCTGTGGGTGGCGCCGCTCGTCGCGCTGGTGCTGGGTGGCGCGCTGGTGGTGACCATCGGCAAGCGCTGGCAGCAGGCGCACGTCGCGGCGGCGGCGCCCGTGAGCGCCCCGGCGAGCGAAGATGCGGCGGCTCCCAGCGCGGACGGCAGCTACGACAGCGCGCTCGATGACGAGCTGCGGCGCCTCGAGGACGAGTCATGA
- a CDS encoding TldD/PmbA family protein has protein sequence MVTRPRPSPGLYDRFCGLYTPRQMNTVGQYLEEELQRSQELLSRPGHPKVCFLSYLLRNERRETVRARLGAIAEHRVDTRTHVFCDVRVGSYRYDQVAQGGLEDNAPEDESVRYIEMPTEVSEDAYRVALWRLTEARYREAAVQYYARKSDEVHYVDEARKLPARRRMEGERHGELTRYPELDVERWHRVLKRASALLRGTPDIQVAEIELSAWHRQQRFVSTEGANIAEQRVVYDLHATFWMLAPGGYRVEQEVSFVTGDAAELPDEKGILALVRERIKLLRQIATAPHLPSYTGPVLLAPVPAGLFFHEVIGHRLEGSRLLSSDEGATFANLRNKAIAPSFVDIVDDPTLTHYGDRSLIGAFLYDDEGVRAKRANLVERGVLQGFLTTRTPIPGQRELNGHARASRHERPISRMGNLMVSSRDPKSEDEMFALFLEEIRRRKLPYGIHVLATLGGETDTRSYDFQAFKGEIMHAERVTPDGERTLCRGVDFVGTPLSALDALVALGDDVTVDNAYCGAESGMIPVSTVCPSALMSSLELQSKDRQRFAPFALPPPPINRRP, from the coding sequence ATGGTGACCCGCCCCCGGCCCAGCCCCGGCCTCTACGACCGCTTCTGTGGCCTCTACACCCCGCGTCAGATGAACACGGTCGGCCAGTACCTCGAGGAGGAGCTGCAGCGCAGCCAGGAGCTGCTCTCGCGCCCCGGGCACCCCAAGGTCTGCTTCCTTTCGTACCTGCTGCGCAACGAGCGCCGCGAGACCGTGCGGGCCCGCCTGGGCGCCATCGCCGAGCACCGCGTGGACACGCGCACGCACGTGTTCTGCGACGTGCGCGTGGGCAGCTACCGCTACGACCAGGTGGCCCAGGGCGGGCTCGAGGACAACGCCCCCGAAGACGAGAGCGTGCGCTACATCGAGATGCCCACCGAGGTGTCCGAGGACGCGTACCGCGTGGCCCTCTGGCGCCTGACCGAGGCGCGCTACCGCGAGGCCGCGGTGCAGTACTACGCGCGCAAGAGCGACGAGGTCCACTACGTGGACGAGGCCCGCAAGCTCCCCGCGCGCCGCCGCATGGAGGGCGAGCGCCATGGCGAGCTCACCCGCTACCCCGAGCTGGACGTGGAGCGCTGGCACCGCGTGCTCAAGCGGGCTTCGGCCCTTCTGCGCGGCACGCCAGACATCCAGGTGGCCGAGATCGAGCTCTCCGCGTGGCATAGGCAGCAGCGCTTCGTCAGCACCGAGGGCGCGAACATCGCGGAGCAGCGCGTCGTGTACGACCTGCACGCCACGTTCTGGATGCTGGCCCCCGGGGGCTACCGTGTGGAGCAGGAGGTGAGCTTCGTCACGGGCGACGCCGCCGAGCTGCCCGACGAAAAGGGCATCCTCGCCCTGGTGCGCGAGCGCATCAAGCTGCTGCGCCAGATCGCGACCGCGCCACACCTGCCCTCGTACACGGGCCCGGTGCTGCTCGCGCCGGTGCCGGCCGGGCTGTTCTTCCACGAGGTCATCGGGCACCGCCTGGAGGGCTCGCGCCTGCTGTCGTCGGACGAGGGCGCCACCTTCGCGAACCTGCGCAACAAGGCCATCGCGCCCAGCTTCGTGGACATCGTGGACGACCCCACGCTCACGCACTACGGCGACCGCAGCCTGATCGGCGCGTTCCTCTACGATGACGAGGGCGTGCGGGCGAAGCGCGCCAACCTGGTGGAGCGCGGGGTGCTGCAGGGCTTCCTGACCACGCGCACGCCCATCCCCGGGCAACGCGAGCTCAACGGCCACGCGCGCGCGTCGCGGCACGAGCGGCCCATCTCACGCATGGGCAACCTGATGGTGTCCAGCCGTGACCCGAAGAGCGAGGACGAGATGTTCGCGCTGTTCCTGGAGGAGATCCGCCGCCGGAAGCTGCCCTACGGCATCCACGTGCTCGCCACGCTGGGCGGCGAGACCGACACACGCAGCTACGACTTCCAGGCGTTCAAGGGCGAGATCATGCACGCCGAGCGCGTCACGCCCGATGGCGAGCGCACGCTGTGCCGCGGCGTGGACTTCGTGGGCACGCCCCTCTCGGCGCTGGACGCCCTGGTGGCCCTGGGCGACGACGTGACGGTGGACAACGCCTACTGCGGCGCCGAGTCGGGGATGATCCCGGTGTCCACGGTCTGCCCCAGCGCGCTCATGTCCAGCCTGGAGCTGCAGTCCAAGGACCGTCAGCGCTTCGCCCCGTTCGCGCTGCCGCCGCCGCCCATCAATCGGCGGCCCTGA
- a CDS encoding YwiC-like family protein produces the protein MRPTESPNESEEMEAAPRVWLMPREHGAYALVLAPLLTAFCRGEPSWAGLGFAVLAVVAFLAHEPALVLLGHRGVRAKRELGAVARRALVRRGLVTVLAGAGALVVAPRAALEAFIVLGVLGALQAFVALRRAEKSDVGTLLLALSASLSGVPVALSNGWAPEHAWLTAGVFAVTGALAMLTVRELIPKRRRAAGVLAYVGFLSVAVAVIALVTRVLRGEVDPAFAWALVPTLSVAVGLLLVRPSPRRLRVVGWSLAAAKVATVVVLVLV, from the coding sequence ATGCGCCCGACCGAGAGCCCAAACGAGAGCGAGGAGATGGAGGCCGCGCCGCGGGTGTGGTTGATGCCGCGGGAGCATGGTGCCTATGCGCTGGTGTTGGCGCCGCTGCTGACGGCGTTCTGTCGCGGGGAGCCGTCGTGGGCGGGGCTGGGGTTTGCGGTGCTCGCGGTGGTGGCGTTCTTGGCGCACGAGCCGGCGTTGGTGTTGCTCGGGCACCGTGGGGTGCGGGCGAAGCGGGAGCTGGGGGCTGTCGCTCGGAGGGCGCTCGTGCGGCGTGGCTTGGTCACGGTCTTGGCGGGGGCGGGGGCGCTGGTGGTCGCGCCGCGCGCTGCGCTGGAGGCGTTCATCGTGCTCGGGGTGCTCGGCGCGCTGCAGGCGTTCGTCGCGCTGCGCCGGGCCGAGAAGAGCGACGTGGGGACGCTGTTGCTCGCGCTCTCCGCGTCGTTGTCGGGGGTGCCCGTGGCGCTCTCGAACGGCTGGGCGCCGGAGCACGCCTGGCTCACGGCCGGGGTGTTCGCGGTGACGGGGGCGCTCGCCATGCTGACGGTGCGCGAGCTGATCCCCAAGCGCAGGCGCGCTGCGGGGGTGCTGGCCTACGTCGGGTTCCTGTCGGTGGCCGTCGCGGTCATCGCGCTCGTGACCCGCGTGCTGCGCGGCGAGGTGGACCCTGCCTTCGCGTGGGCGCTCGTGCCCACCCTCTCGGTGGCGGTGGGCCTGCTGCTCGTGCGGCCGAGCCCCAGAAGGCTGCGCGTGGTGGGCTGGTCCTTGGCCGCGGCCAAGGTGGCCACGGTGGTGGTCTTGGTCCTCGTGTGA
- a CDS encoding HNH endonuclease, which produces MRTLVLDQGYQPHRIVSWQKGIALLFRGKVDVLEEYDDEVRTVSSVFRLPAVVRLRVPVPFRVQRIRFSRLNVLRRDGFACQYCGHEGTAKELTIDHVVPKARGGRTEWQNVVTACRPCNQRKGDRALARSGLVLAKPPAVPTWLPSGPARDQLGVTPPVWSAWGVAAAAE; this is translated from the coding sequence ATGCGCACCCTCGTACTCGACCAAGGATACCAACCGCACCGCATCGTCTCGTGGCAGAAGGGCATCGCCCTCTTGTTCCGCGGCAAGGTGGACGTGCTGGAGGAGTACGACGACGAGGTGCGCACGGTGAGCAGCGTCTTCCGGCTGCCGGCGGTCGTGCGGCTGCGGGTGCCCGTCCCGTTTCGGGTGCAGCGCATCCGCTTCTCGCGGCTGAACGTGCTGCGGCGCGACGGCTTCGCTTGCCAGTACTGCGGGCACGAGGGCACCGCCAAGGAGCTGACGATCGACCACGTCGTGCCCAAGGCGCGCGGCGGGCGCACCGAGTGGCAGAACGTCGTGACGGCCTGCCGCCCGTGCAACCAGCGCAAGGGAGACCGCGCGCTGGCCCGCTCGGGCCTGGTGCTGGCCAAGCCGCCCGCCGTGCCCACCTGGCTGCCGAGCGGCCCGGCCCGCGACCAGCTGGGGGTCACCCCGCCGGTGTGGTCCGCGTGGGGCGTCGCGGCCGCGGCCGAGTAG
- a CDS encoding DUF4065 domain-containing protein, translating to MHSSHALALADQLRARLDVRGGTDHLKLQKLCFYAYGAAIGLGVADGVGTVVFDAWKHGPVSRPIWDAFKAHKAAPLPPLDALPDPSWGTPDAHQVVDDVVEVYGRLSSWDIRCESHLEEPWVRAMHARSSLSNDEIREHFARKFANGRVMLPVYFRGAQSASVDGVPRARFESLHDMAQALRARA from the coding sequence ATGCACTCCTCCCATGCCCTTGCTCTCGCTGATCAGCTGCGCGCGCGTCTCGACGTGCGTGGTGGCACCGATCACCTGAAGCTGCAGAAGCTCTGCTTCTACGCCTATGGCGCGGCCATCGGACTCGGCGTCGCAGATGGGGTTGGTACGGTCGTGTTCGATGCCTGGAAGCACGGTCCGGTCAGTCGTCCCATCTGGGACGCATTCAAGGCGCACAAGGCTGCCCCGTTGCCTCCGCTCGATGCGCTGCCGGATCCGAGCTGGGGTACGCCCGACGCCCACCAGGTCGTGGATGACGTCGTCGAGGTGTACGGGCGGCTGTCGTCTTGGGACATCCGGTGCGAGTCGCACCTCGAGGAGCCCTGGGTGCGGGCGATGCATGCGCGTTCGTCGCTCTCCAACGACGAGATCCGCGAACACTTCGCACGCAAGTTCGCGAACGGGCGAGTGATGCTGCCTGTGTACTTCCGGGGCGCTCAGAGCGCGTCGGTGGATGGGGTCCCGCGCGCCCGCTTCGAGTCACTGCACGACATGGCGCAGGCGCTCCGCGCGCGAGCGTAG
- a CDS encoding AMP-binding protein, producing MSQSKILLDLVYHWEQTSPSQLYMTQPFGGERIEQYTWKRTMDEARRMASYIQSLDLPAGSRIGILSKNCAHFIMSDLAIWMAGHVSVALYPTLAAETVRYCLEHADVKLLFVGKLDGWDEMKPGVPDGMACVSYPLSPPNSFPTWDKLITEHEPLAGNTARTPDDLAIIVYTSGSTGQPKGVMHSFGTMSVAAENFVRMFNVNTRDRLISYLPLAHVFERAAIECLSIFSGAQVFFADSLDTFVQDIQRARPTMFQSVPRLWLKFQLGVFSKMPPKKLSTLLKIPILNNIVRKKVLTGLGLQDARIAISGSAPIPPDLIGWYRSLGLELLEGYGMSENFCYSHMARPGRVRPGYVGEPDPGCEVRISDAGEILVKSPANMLGYYLADEVTKESFTEDGFLKTGDRGEEDELKRLRITGRVKELFKTSKGKYVAPAPIENLINTDANVEVSCVSGSGQPAAYATIMLAPEKKAALSDPAQKAALTKELEALLASVNSQIENFEEMQFFAVVKDDWQIENGFLTPTMKIKRNVIEETYETKLEGWYKSKQRVIFEE from the coding sequence ATGAGTCAATCCAAGATCCTGCTCGACCTCGTCTACCACTGGGAGCAGACCAGCCCCTCGCAGCTGTACATGACCCAGCCCTTCGGCGGGGAACGAATCGAGCAGTACACGTGGAAGCGCACGATGGACGAGGCGCGCCGGATGGCGTCGTACATCCAGTCGTTGGACCTGCCCGCGGGGTCGCGCATCGGGATCCTGTCGAAGAACTGCGCGCACTTCATCATGAGCGACCTGGCCATCTGGATGGCTGGGCACGTGTCCGTGGCCCTCTACCCCACCCTCGCCGCGGAGACCGTGCGCTACTGCCTCGAGCACGCGGACGTGAAGCTGCTCTTCGTGGGCAAGCTCGACGGTTGGGACGAGATGAAGCCCGGCGTGCCCGACGGCATGGCCTGCGTGAGCTACCCCCTCAGCCCGCCAAACAGCTTCCCCACCTGGGACAAGCTCATCACGGAGCACGAGCCCCTCGCCGGCAACACCGCGCGCACACCGGACGACCTCGCCATCATCGTCTACACCTCCGGCTCGACGGGGCAGCCCAAGGGCGTGATGCACAGCTTCGGCACCATGAGCGTCGCCGCCGAAAACTTCGTGCGCATGTTCAACGTGAACACGCGGGACCGCCTCATCAGCTACCTGCCCTTGGCCCACGTGTTCGAGCGCGCGGCCATCGAGTGCCTGAGCATCTTCTCGGGCGCCCAGGTGTTCTTCGCGGACTCGCTCGACACGTTCGTTCAGGACATCCAGCGCGCGCGCCCGACCATGTTCCAGAGCGTCCCGCGTCTGTGGCTCAAGTTCCAGCTGGGCGTCTTCTCCAAGATGCCGCCCAAGAAGCTGAGCACCCTGCTGAAGATCCCCATCCTCAACAACATCGTGCGCAAGAAGGTCCTCACGGGCCTCGGCCTGCAGGACGCGCGCATCGCCATCAGCGGCTCGGCGCCCATCCCGCCAGACCTCATCGGCTGGTACCGCAGCCTCGGCCTCGAGCTGCTCGAGGGCTACGGCATGAGCGAGAACTTCTGTTACTCGCACATGGCGCGCCCCGGTCGCGTGCGCCCCGGCTACGTGGGTGAGCCCGATCCGGGCTGCGAGGTGCGCATCAGCGACGCCGGCGAGATCCTGGTGAAGAGCCCGGCGAACATGCTGGGCTACTACCTGGCGGACGAGGTCACCAAGGAGTCCTTCACGGAGGACGGCTTCCTCAAGACGGGCGACCGCGGCGAGGAGGACGAGCTCAAGCGCCTGCGCATCACGGGCCGCGTGAAGGAGCTGTTCAAGACGTCGAAGGGCAAGTACGTCGCCCCCGCGCCCATCGAGAACCTGATCAACACCGACGCCAACGTCGAGGTCAGCTGCGTGAGCGGCTCGGGGCAGCCCGCCGCCTACGCCACCATCATGCTGGCGCCGGAGAAGAAGGCCGCGCTGTCGGACCCGGCGCAGAAGGCCGCGCTCACGAAGGAGCTGGAGGCCCTGCTGGCCAGCGTGAACTCGCAGATCGAGAACTTCGAGGAGATGCAGTTCTTCGCCGTGGTGAAGGACGACTGGCAGATCGAGAACGGCTTCCTCACACCCACGATGAAGATCAAGCGCAACGTCATCGAGGAGACCTACGAGACCAAGCTCGAGGGCTGGTACAAGAGCAAGCAGCGCGTCATCTTCGAGGAGTGA
- a CDS encoding zinc ribbon domain-containing protein, translating to MSQDIIPWFFLTLAAGGLLTALFFVWQSVRAALGVVEVGLSDDADRERARLLERKAALLDGIADLRFEHDAGKINAEDFAVVDAQMRAEAKEVLRALDEELEPYRAEAERLIEAHLAGSSLPSLATLALDGRSADRARESDSRLGSEAPKTARQPRDTGDSEAPVSKPRRRSRPSMSDSGSRDNHLLCPTCMAPNVPDAEYCVECRARVAPLACRACETVNDADATFCKKCGAALGAASDSSRKSD from the coding sequence ATGAGCCAAGACATCATCCCCTGGTTCTTCCTGACCCTCGCGGCGGGCGGCCTGCTCACGGCGCTCTTCTTCGTGTGGCAGAGCGTGCGCGCGGCGCTGGGCGTGGTGGAGGTCGGTCTCTCGGACGACGCCGACCGCGAGCGCGCGCGCCTGCTGGAGCGCAAGGCCGCGCTGCTGGACGGCATCGCGGACCTGCGCTTCGAGCACGACGCCGGGAAGATCAACGCCGAGGACTTCGCCGTGGTGGACGCGCAGATGCGCGCCGAGGCGAAGGAGGTGCTGCGCGCGCTGGACGAGGAGCTCGAGCCCTACCGCGCCGAGGCCGAGCGGCTGATCGAGGCGCACCTCGCTGGCAGCTCGCTCCCTTCGCTGGCGACGCTGGCCTTGGACGGGCGCTCCGCCGACCGTGCGCGCGAGAGCGATTCCCGGCTGGGTTCGGAAGCCCCCAAGACCGCGCGCCAACCGCGCGACACGGGGGACTCGGAGGCCCCTGTGTCCAAGCCGAGGCGACGCAGCCGGCCGTCCATGTCGGACAGCGGGTCGCGCGACAACCACCTGCTGTGCCCCACCTGCATGGCGCCCAACGTGCCCGACGCGGAGTATTGCGTGGAGTGCCGCGCGCGTGTGGCGCCGCTCGCGTGTCGCGCCTGCGAGACGGTCAACGACGCGGACGCTACGTTCTGCAAGAAGTGCGGCGCCGCGTTGGGTGCAGCGAGCGACTCGTCGAGGAAGTCCGACTGA